A single Providencia manganoxydans DNA region contains:
- the tssE gene encoding type VI secretion system baseplate subunit TssE, protein MAANYNWESSETASLFERIQGKSSGSSHHARMNALVKSIKQNLNQILNSRPDACQSSAALGVPDLNDATQAAMDFRKSLEVSISDCIRVYEPRIRNVQVSFIESDADALLLQFSITAFIDLDSQRQLIEFNMQLDNNRRYQLKQF, encoded by the coding sequence ATGGCCGCTAACTATAACTGGGAGTCTTCAGAGACTGCCAGTTTATTTGAGCGCATCCAAGGGAAGAGCTCAGGCTCTTCCCATCATGCTCGTATGAACGCATTGGTTAAATCAATCAAACAAAATTTAAATCAAATTTTGAATAGTCGCCCTGATGCTTGCCAAAGCTCAGCTGCTTTAGGTGTGCCTGATTTAAATGACGCAACGCAAGCGGCTATGGATTTTCGCAAGAGCCTTGAAGTTTCCATCTCAGATTGCATCAGAGTCTATGAACCTCGTATCCGTAATGTACAGGTCTCATTTATTGAAAGCGATGCAGATGCATTGTTGCTTCAATTCAGCATCACCGCTTTTATTGATTTAGACAGCCAGCGCCAACTCATCGAGTTCAACATGCAGCTCGACAATAACCGACGATATCAATTGAAACAATTCTAA
- the tssF gene encoding type VI secretion system baseplate subunit TssF, translating to MSSNPYFENEQKYLRELAREVAIEKPHLVDLLSSPLQDPDGARLMEGVAYLSGNLREQLDRQFSELTSSLVNMLWPAYARPFPSMTIVEYQVDTHVLDQASKVSAGHPFVARPLYVQGDNPNSDSLHQCRFSQCRDLWLLPAKISQVQQEAASIEITFQLDKPRVLAEIGLDKLRIHLNGATYTTNQLFYLLSHKIKNVTLLAEHHRLPLDNFAAIPVGFKKEDALLPYPKNSYDGYRILQEYFCFPEAFMFMDFKGLDDLPLALNTDSFKLVINFDCEIPDAVMIRDDSIKLNCVPIANLFTIDSEAIDLTGKNDDYVLSASYRTPLCYDIFSVNQVQGLRYPQNGTPYAVNYTAFESFHHQSHNLKNKNHGYYRLKINHAKEDIGYSHTMSFVRDSETKLQNCEETVSVSLNCTNRNVASRLSTHAISLDKACVPDGVVSASNLFKPSMPLYPLLGQTLYWSELTNLSLNYQSLLNLTSLKQILQLYDLPAVFHRQTARQSQQCLDALIGLQTTPIEHSYRGLPVRGLKTTLTVRQSAFLSEGSLYLFCTVIAQFFALYTSVNMFHELEVFNIDNKETYRWPAQINQQTLR from the coding sequence ATGTCCTCAAACCCATATTTTGAAAATGAACAAAAGTACCTGAGAGAACTCGCTCGCGAGGTAGCAATAGAAAAGCCTCACCTCGTTGACTTACTGTCTAGCCCGTTACAGGATCCTGATGGTGCTCGCCTAATGGAAGGCGTCGCCTACCTATCTGGAAACCTGCGTGAACAGCTCGACAGGCAGTTCTCTGAGCTAACTAGCAGCTTAGTCAATATGCTGTGGCCTGCGTACGCACGTCCTTTTCCAAGTATGACAATTGTGGAATATCAAGTCGATACTCACGTACTGGATCAGGCAAGCAAAGTTTCGGCGGGCCATCCTTTCGTGGCGAGGCCATTGTATGTGCAAGGTGATAACCCTAATTCGGATAGCTTGCACCAATGCCGTTTTAGCCAGTGTCGCGATCTCTGGTTGCTGCCTGCAAAAATTTCACAAGTTCAGCAGGAGGCTGCAAGTATTGAAATTACTTTTCAATTAGATAAGCCCCGCGTGCTTGCTGAAATAGGGCTAGATAAATTACGTATTCATTTAAATGGCGCAACATACACCACTAACCAGCTATTCTATCTGTTAAGCCATAAAATTAAGAATGTCACACTGTTGGCTGAACATCATCGTCTTCCTTTAGATAATTTTGCGGCTATCCCTGTTGGCTTTAAAAAAGAAGATGCTTTACTGCCTTACCCTAAAAATAGCTACGATGGCTATCGTATCCTTCAGGAGTACTTTTGTTTCCCTGAAGCATTTATGTTTATGGATTTTAAGGGACTTGATGATCTTCCTTTAGCATTGAATACGGATTCATTTAAGCTTGTTATCAATTTTGATTGCGAAATCCCTGATGCAGTGATGATCCGCGATGATAGTATCAAACTTAACTGTGTACCTATCGCGAATCTTTTTACTATAGATAGTGAAGCAATTGATTTAACAGGTAAAAATGATGATTACGTATTGAGTGCTAGTTATCGCACCCCACTATGTTATGACATTTTTTCAGTTAACCAAGTGCAGGGGTTAAGGTACCCACAAAATGGCACACCGTATGCCGTCAATTACACAGCATTCGAAAGTTTTCATCATCAAAGCCACAACCTCAAAAACAAAAACCATGGCTACTATCGACTAAAGATTAATCACGCAAAAGAAGATATTGGCTATTCTCACACGATGTCTTTTGTCCGTGATAGTGAAACGAAACTGCAAAATTGTGAAGAAACAGTTTCTGTTTCTCTAAATTGCACTAATCGAAATGTCGCTTCACGGCTTTCAACACATGCGATTTCTCTTGATAAGGCCTGCGTTCCTGATGGTGTGGTATCCGCGAGTAATTTATTCAAACCAAGCATGCCGTTATACCCATTACTAGGGCAAACACTGTATTGGTCTGAGCTCACTAATCTTTCGTTGAATTATCAATCACTACTGAATTTAACGTCATTAAAGCAAATTCTTCAACTATACGATTTACCCGCAGTATTTCATCGTCAGACCGCAAGGCAGTCTCAGCAATGTTTAGATGCATTAATTGGCTTACAAACCACGCCAATTGAGCATTCTTACCGTGGTTTACCTGTGAGAGGTCTGAAAACAACGCTAACTGTACGTCAAAGTGCTTTTTTGAGTGAGGGGAGTTTGTACTTATTTTGTACCGTGATCGCTCAGTTTTTTGCGTTATACACCAGTGTGAACATGTTTCATGAACTGGAAGTCTTCAATATCGACAACAAGGAAACCTATCGGTGGCCGGCTCAAATCAATCAGCAAACACTGAGGTAA
- the tssG gene encoding type VI secretion system baseplate subunit TssG, which translates to MAGSNQSANTEVIERWLDEAGTAVTDYNFYQLVELLNKLITESTSTQEKEKADELIRFTSCANIAFPTRDVISVNKDQQGRLELEVSFLGLHGSQSPLPSYYLDDFAWEDAQQLPGVTDYLNLFNHRLVSLLHRIWRKYRYYICFENEGVDSFSRYMFSLVGLGNEVNRERVHINHSKMLAYAGLLASPSRSPDVISSLVAHCFDLEHVNVIGWETRKVPIPENQQNRLGVISHQAGKKSQPRMLLGENFSLGAHIYDCNGKCTIELSELSLERYMAFLPNGADFLPLVAFVSYIFHEQLAWDLRLKIAEEQAEGLCLGRQQHNQLGWQSFLGKPEQRPNVTITVLE; encoded by the coding sequence GTGGCCGGCTCAAATCAATCAGCAAACACTGAGGTAATCGAGCGCTGGCTAGATGAGGCTGGCACTGCTGTTACCGATTACAACTTTTATCAACTTGTTGAACTGCTCAATAAGTTGATAACTGAATCTACATCAACACAAGAAAAAGAGAAAGCGGATGAACTTATCCGCTTTACATCGTGTGCCAACATTGCCTTCCCTACTAGGGATGTGATTTCAGTTAATAAAGATCAACAAGGGCGGCTTGAACTTGAAGTTTCATTTTTAGGTTTACATGGAAGTCAGTCACCATTACCCAGCTATTACCTTGATGATTTTGCTTGGGAAGATGCCCAACAGCTACCCGGTGTGACTGATTATTTGAACCTATTCAATCATCGTCTAGTTTCTTTGTTACATCGCATTTGGCGTAAGTATCGTTATTACATTTGCTTTGAAAATGAAGGCGTTGATTCATTCTCCCGCTATATGTTTTCACTGGTGGGATTAGGCAATGAAGTCAACCGCGAACGCGTACATATCAATCATAGCAAGATGTTGGCTTATGCAGGGTTATTAGCCAGTCCAAGTCGTTCCCCCGATGTGATTAGTAGTTTAGTTGCACATTGTTTCGACCTCGAGCATGTCAATGTGATCGGATGGGAAACTCGCAAAGTGCCGATCCCTGAAAACCAGCAAAACCGGTTAGGTGTGATTTCACATCAGGCAGGGAAAAAGTCACAACCTCGTATGCTACTCGGTGAGAATTTCAGCTTGGGTGCGCACATTTATGATTGTAATGGCAAATGCACTATTGAGCTTAGTGAGCTATCACTTGAGCGTTATATGGCGTTTTTACCAAATGGCGCTGATTTCCTTCCTCTTGTTGCTTTTGTGTCTTACATCTTTCACGAACAATTAGCGTGGGATTTGCGATTGAAAATCGCAGAAGAGCAAGCTGAAGGGCTGTGTTTGGGCCGCCAGCAACACAACCAATTAGGGTGGCAAAGCTTCTTAGGTAAGCCTGAACAGCGGCCTAACGTCACCATTACTGTACTGGAATAA
- the tagH gene encoding type VI secretion system-associated FHA domain protein TagH → MDKYLPTISFRLINSELLESGYVSSMTFSQDGGQIGSSPQCEWQIQDSHNSVAPVQCSILWKDKHFCLKASTESVYVNNAIVPSYLDAVRLAHGDQIKLGQLKLSVNISLTGQPKEDLMAVTPQSLVSSNSNPLDSLFDTTPTQSHEPIHYELAPTVQGSLTYDPLQALENESLSLISQTKQQSADPLLMNGTHFAQFSANPSSDNQGNTMVQEFMDLPKITPTLDDSITDIEHVAVNPLMQGLGIHLNLQTSQQANDFLVELGKTVRSAIEGLLALQQQQESLQDKQLRPIEDNPLRLNSSYQETMALMFTDARSPVHLSAPSAVAESLHNMQLHYQANQAAISTALSTMLAAFSPEHLLNRFAHYRRASDNTSTDDAWAWEMYNNYYKELSSSRQQGFEKLFYEVYTHAYDRALRKGLEEA, encoded by the coding sequence ATGGATAAGTATTTACCGACAATTTCATTTCGTTTGATAAATAGTGAACTACTCGAAAGCGGTTATGTTTCGAGTATGACATTTTCGCAAGACGGCGGCCAAATAGGCAGTAGCCCACAATGTGAATGGCAGATACAAGACAGTCATAACTCGGTTGCGCCAGTACAGTGCTCTATCCTATGGAAGGATAAACACTTTTGTCTTAAGGCCAGCACCGAGTCGGTGTATGTCAACAATGCAATTGTACCAAGTTACCTTGATGCGGTCAGGCTTGCTCATGGTGATCAAATTAAACTTGGTCAACTTAAGCTTTCTGTGAATATCAGTTTAACAGGGCAGCCTAAAGAAGACTTAATGGCTGTAACACCGCAGTCGTTGGTTTCCAGCAACAGTAATCCTCTTGATTCTTTGTTTGATACTACGCCAACGCAGTCCCATGAGCCGATTCATTATGAACTCGCACCGACAGTGCAGGGTTCGCTAACTTATGATCCACTTCAAGCATTAGAAAATGAGAGTTTAAGTTTGATTTCACAGACAAAACAGCAATCTGCCGATCCATTATTGATGAATGGCACTCACTTCGCTCAATTTTCTGCTAACCCATCTTCAGATAATCAAGGGAACACCATGGTTCAGGAATTTATGGATTTACCAAAAATCACTCCAACACTCGATGACTCGATTACCGATATTGAGCACGTCGCTGTAAACCCATTAATGCAAGGGCTTGGTATTCACTTAAATCTCCAAACTTCGCAGCAAGCGAATGATTTTTTAGTGGAGTTGGGGAAAACGGTTCGCTCTGCGATAGAAGGCTTACTTGCATTACAACAACAGCAAGAAAGCTTACAAGATAAACAATTACGTCCGATTGAGGACAACCCATTGCGGCTTAATAGCAGTTATCAGGAAACAATGGCACTGATGTTTACTGATGCTCGTAGCCCTGTACACCTTTCTGCGCCTTCAGCGGTTGCTGAGAGCTTACATAATATGCAACTGCATTATCAAGCAAACCAAGCGGCAATCTCTACAGCGTTGTCTACCATGCTTGCTGCGTTTTCACCTGAGCACTTGTTAAACCGTTTTGCGCACTACCGCCGCGCATCAGATAACACATCAACCGACGATGCTTGGGCATGGGAAATGTATAACAACTATTACAAAGAACTGTCTTCTTCGCGTCAGCAAGGCTTTGAAAAGTTGTTTTATGAAGTTTACACCCATGCCTATGACAGAGCCTTAAGAAAAGGGCTTGAGGAAGCGTAA
- the tssJ gene encoding type VI secretion system lipoprotein TssJ — MRVQTLFGYLFLLFSMVVLSGCTRPLEAVSKIGQVILDPSIPIGPPEDRPSTISLTILAEPNINPNQDGEATPINLQIVYMNEDSLFAALDFDQIEEQDGNLEKVLKKNYIDHQDYTILPGQYKPLPNIELYPDNRYIGVIGYYSDPDNAEWKKIVKARGKGRHYFLLAHIRGNEIEFRQEEDD; from the coding sequence ATGCGAGTGCAAACCTTATTTGGTTACCTATTTTTACTGTTTTCTATGGTCGTACTTAGTGGGTGTACTAGGCCATTGGAAGCAGTATCGAAAATAGGTCAAGTCATCTTAGATCCGTCGATTCCAATCGGTCCACCGGAAGATAGACCATCGACCATCTCGTTAACGATTTTAGCGGAGCCAAATATCAATCCTAATCAGGATGGTGAGGCTACACCGATCAACTTACAAATCGTTTATATGAATGAAGATTCTCTGTTTGCGGCGCTCGATTTTGATCAAATTGAGGAGCAAGACGGAAATCTCGAAAAGGTACTGAAAAAGAACTATATCGACCATCAGGACTACACCATTTTACCGGGGCAATATAAGCCATTACCCAACATCGAACTTTACCCTGATAACCGCTATATCGGTGTGATCGGTTATTACTCCGATCCCGACAATGCTGAATGGAAAAAAATCGTCAAAGCTCGTGGTAAGGGGCGCCATTACTTCCTTCTAGCGCATATTAGAGGAAATGAAATCGAATTTAGACAAGAGGAAGATGACTAG
- the tssK gene encoding type VI secretion system baseplate subunit TssK: MSTKNRVVWREGLFIKPQHFQQQQRHQDYVTESILKSYISHYWGLTSLTMSEELYSMGRIGIKEASGVMPDGTVFSLPDQDILPQPIDIKNINEGDNNVIYLAFPLVNSTVNEVSTEHSGNRLLSRYSDSMEDVRDLHTEGGDVSPIHVAKLRPILKQGSKEMDAYVTLPICKIRERGADGGLILETDFIPACLNIRIFPRLSEFLVELQGALFERAKQIASRIGSPGQQGVADVAEFLMLQVVNRTYPLYTHYIQEPVIHPEKLFRDLLELCGELQTFTKNTRLSESVAKYQHFNLAESYFPLIKDIREALSVVLTPRAVSIPMEIQDHGIRVATIHDKLLLRKANFIIAVKANMPQEQLRLQFPQQSKITSVSNIRKVVSVQIPGVKLIPLSTAPRELPYHSGYNYFELDKNCEVWKEIRQHSNIAFHVSGNFPELDIQLWAVRGGIDND, encoded by the coding sequence ATGTCGACAAAAAACAGAGTGGTTTGGCGTGAGGGCTTATTCATTAAGCCACAACATTTTCAGCAACAGCAACGCCATCAAGATTATGTCACGGAAAGCATACTGAAGAGTTATATCTCACATTATTGGGGATTAACCTCATTAACCATGAGTGAAGAGTTGTACAGCATGGGGCGCATTGGTATCAAAGAGGCTTCCGGTGTGATGCCTGATGGCACCGTTTTTTCACTCCCAGATCAAGATATTCTTCCTCAGCCTATTGATATTAAAAATATTAACGAAGGTGATAACAACGTTATTTACCTCGCATTTCCTTTAGTGAATAGCACGGTTAATGAAGTGTCGACTGAGCACAGTGGTAACCGTTTATTATCACGCTATAGCGATAGTATGGAAGATGTGCGTGATTTACACACGGAAGGGGGCGATGTTAGTCCAATTCATGTGGCTAAATTGAGACCGATCCTAAAACAAGGCTCCAAGGAAATGGATGCTTATGTCACGCTACCTATTTGTAAAATAAGAGAGCGTGGTGCTGATGGTGGTTTAATCCTAGAAACAGATTTTATCCCTGCTTGTTTAAATATCCGTATCTTCCCGAGGCTGAGCGAATTTTTAGTTGAACTACAAGGAGCCCTGTTTGAACGCGCCAAACAGATTGCATCACGTATCGGTTCTCCGGGGCAACAAGGTGTTGCGGATGTCGCTGAGTTTCTCATGCTACAGGTAGTTAACCGTACTTACCCGTTATATACCCACTATATTCAAGAGCCAGTTATTCACCCTGAAAAGCTGTTCCGCGATTTACTGGAGTTGTGTGGGGAATTACAAACCTTCACTAAAAACACTCGATTGTCAGAAAGTGTTGCTAAATATCAACATTTTAATTTGGCTGAAAGCTACTTCCCCCTGATTAAAGATATCAGGGAAGCGTTGAGTGTGGTGTTAACGCCTCGTGCTGTTTCTATTCCAATGGAAATCCAAGATCACGGTATTCGTGTTGCGACGATCCACGACAAACTGTTACTACGAAAAGCCAACTTTATCATTGCGGTTAAAGCGAACATGCCGCAAGAGCAGCTACGTTTACAGTTCCCACAACAATCGAAGATCACGTCAGTAAGTAATATTCGTAAAGTGGTGAGTGTACAGATCCCTGGGGTCAAGTTGATTCCGCTTTCAACCGCACCGCGCGAGCTCCCATATCATTCGGGTTATAACTATTTTGAGCTCGATAAAAACTGTGAGGTATGGAAAGAGATTAGGCAGCATTCCAACATCGCATTCCATGTTTCTGGCAACTTCCCTGAATTGGACATCCAGTTGTGGGCGGTAAGAGGTGGGATAGATAATGACTAA
- the icmH gene encoding type IVB secretion system protein IcmH/DotU — protein sequence MTNAAFFDDYIKQNHLQKNYQLPLRGNSINPMIDAATPLLGMVLRMKAMSETPLSEKLYQQVVTDITSIEQQLQTQGYEPGAIVSFRYVLCTFIDETALGLGWDQQNDWVKQSLLVHFHNESWGGEKVFVLIERLLGEPKRYLDLLEFIYLCLCLGYRGRYKVTTGQNDEFNHLLRRLQKQIQQLRGDAKPIVLFDEGGNKHHRYRLGKRFGVRYIVIAVVILAAVIYTIYSSRLNHQTLSIVEQLNTLLG from the coding sequence ATGACTAATGCCGCTTTCTTTGATGACTATATCAAACAGAACCATTTACAAAAAAATTATCAGCTACCACTGAGAGGCAACAGCATCAACCCAATGATTGATGCTGCAACACCACTGCTAGGCATGGTGTTGAGAATGAAAGCTATGTCAGAAACACCGCTGTCTGAGAAGCTTTACCAGCAGGTCGTTACCGATATCACCTCGATAGAACAGCAATTACAAACTCAAGGTTATGAACCGGGAGCCATTGTTTCATTTCGTTATGTATTGTGCACCTTTATTGATGAAACCGCATTGGGCTTAGGTTGGGATCAGCAAAATGACTGGGTCAAACAGTCACTATTGGTACATTTTCATAATGAGTCTTGGGGTGGTGAAAAAGTATTCGTATTAATTGAACGGTTACTCGGTGAGCCGAAACGTTACCTTGATTTGTTGGAGTTTATTTATCTGTGTTTGTGTCTCGGCTATCGGGGTCGTTACAAAGTGACGACTGGGCAAAATGATGAATTTAATCACTTACTAAGACGCTTGCAGAAACAAATCCAACAGCTGAGAGGGGATGCGAAACCTATCGTTTTATTTGATGAAGGCGGTAATAAACATCATCGCTATCGCCTAGGTAAGCGCTTCGGTGTCCGCTATATCGTGATTGCTGTCGTGATTTTGGCTGCTGTCATTTACACCATTTATTCATCGCGACTGAATCATCAGACACTCAGTATCGTGGAACAACTTAATACATTACTCGGTTAG
- the tssH gene encoding type VI secretion system ATPase TssH has protein sequence MIQIDLSTLVNRLHPIAKHALESAAAYCVSHQQPEITVSQFFQQLVETPLTDIRLISHKADLDVIELVELLEVQIPPHHAITQSYPSFSPLLIEWMKDSWLLASTEYNHSELRSGTLFLTLLQMPLRYLSKPVADLLSQVNREQLRLNFDSWTAGSAEAPLTEAQQQAGETRPTDSLLAKFTQNMTQQARDGQLDPVLCRDHEIDLMIDILCRRRKNNPVVVGEPGVGKSALIEGLALRIIAGEIPEKLRGCELMTLDLGALQAGAAVKGEFEKRFKGIMQEVSQSSHPIILFIDEAHTLIGAGNQQGGLDVSNLLKPALARGELRTIAATTWSEYKKYFEKDAALARRFQLVQVKEPTAAEAVIIMRGLRSIYEKAHQVFIDDEALRASAELSERYLSGRQLPDKAIDVLDTAGARAAINLSSPPKKLSLLKTELHQIGMETDVLQREQQLGLNDHSIRLELLAEQSEAIEQQVEELQMAWETQQAIVSQIVALRAQLLESDEQLAINDSLVLKEQLKQLNEQLNELHEQHLLVSPHVDKKQIAAVIAEWTGVPLNRLSQDALSVVTELPTYLEQTIKGQSLAIQCLHKHLLTARADLRRPGRPLGAFLLAGPSGVGKTETVIQIAQLMFGGTQYLTTINMSEFQEKHTVSRLIGSPPGYVGYGEGGVLTEAIRQKPYSVVLLDEVEKAHPDVLNLFYQAFDKGELADGEGRVIDCKNVAFFLTSNLGDQVIAAYADRPDELQDALYPELTAFFKPALLARMEVIPYLPLPPEVLQQIVSGKLARLTSLLEQRFGAQVELDDSVAHEILRRASRAENGARILESIIDGALLPPLSLLLLQHSARNEAINLIQLSTLNDEFVATVNAEL, from the coding sequence ATGATTCAGATTGATCTTTCGACATTGGTTAACCGCTTACATCCTATAGCGAAGCATGCGTTAGAAAGTGCGGCAGCTTATTGTGTTAGCCACCAACAACCTGAAATTACTGTTTCACAGTTTTTTCAGCAGTTGGTCGAAACACCATTAACTGACATTCGCCTGATCAGCCATAAAGCGGATTTAGATGTCATCGAGCTGGTTGAGTTGCTTGAAGTGCAAATTCCACCACACCATGCAATTACCCAAAGCTACCCAAGTTTCTCTCCATTATTGATTGAATGGATGAAAGACAGTTGGTTGTTAGCTTCAACTGAATATAACCACAGTGAGCTGCGTTCAGGGACTCTATTTTTGACCTTACTGCAAATGCCACTGCGTTATTTATCGAAACCCGTTGCTGATTTACTCTCTCAGGTCAATCGAGAGCAATTGAGGTTGAATTTTGACAGTTGGACGGCAGGCTCGGCGGAAGCACCTTTGACAGAAGCGCAGCAGCAAGCAGGAGAGACTCGCCCTACGGATTCATTACTGGCTAAATTCACCCAAAACATGACGCAACAAGCACGTGATGGGCAGCTAGATCCCGTGTTGTGTCGTGATCATGAAATTGATTTGATGATCGATATCCTTTGCCGTCGCCGTAAAAACAACCCAGTGGTTGTGGGGGAGCCGGGGGTGGGTAAGAGCGCGTTGATTGAAGGGTTAGCACTACGCATTATTGCGGGTGAAATTCCTGAAAAGCTACGTGGCTGTGAATTAATGACATTGGATCTCGGCGCATTACAGGCTGGCGCTGCGGTTAAAGGTGAGTTTGAAAAACGTTTCAAAGGCATCATGCAGGAAGTGAGCCAGTCGTCACATCCGATCATTCTATTTATTGATGAAGCCCATACTCTGATTGGTGCAGGTAACCAGCAGGGGGGGTTAGATGTCTCTAACTTACTGAAACCTGCGTTAGCGCGTGGTGAATTGCGTACTATTGCGGCGACAACATGGAGTGAATACAAAAAGTATTTTGAAAAAGATGCCGCTTTAGCGCGTCGTTTCCAATTAGTTCAAGTTAAAGAGCCAACCGCAGCAGAAGCTGTGATTATCATGCGTGGGCTACGTTCTATTTATGAAAAGGCGCATCAAGTATTTATTGATGATGAAGCGTTGCGTGCTAGTGCTGAGCTGAGTGAGCGCTACCTTTCTGGGCGTCAGCTTCCTGATAAAGCGATTGATGTTCTTGATACAGCAGGTGCACGCGCAGCTATTAATCTTTCTTCTCCACCGAAAAAGCTCTCGTTGCTGAAAACTGAACTGCACCAAATTGGTATGGAAACCGATGTGTTACAGCGTGAGCAGCAGCTTGGATTGAATGACCACAGCATTCGCCTTGAGCTGCTCGCTGAACAATCTGAGGCCATCGAGCAACAAGTTGAAGAGCTGCAAATGGCATGGGAAACCCAGCAAGCCATTGTTTCGCAAATTGTTGCGTTAAGGGCACAACTTCTGGAAAGCGATGAACAGCTCGCAATCAACGATAGTTTGGTACTTAAAGAGCAACTCAAACAGTTAAATGAGCAGCTTAATGAACTGCATGAGCAGCATTTACTGGTATCACCTCATGTGGATAAAAAACAGATTGCAGCGGTGATCGCGGAGTGGACAGGGGTGCCATTAAATCGCTTATCACAAGATGCGTTATCCGTTGTGACCGAGCTACCTACCTACTTAGAACAGACCATCAAAGGCCAATCGTTGGCAATTCAATGTTTACATAAGCATTTATTGACTGCACGTGCTGATTTACGTCGCCCTGGGCGTCCTCTTGGGGCATTTTTGTTGGCAGGCCCAAGTGGGGTAGGTAAAACCGAAACAGTGATCCAAATCGCTCAGTTGATGTTTGGCGGCACCCAGTATCTGACTACGATCAATATGTCAGAATTCCAAGAAAAACATACCGTTTCACGCTTAATTGGCTCACCTCCGGGTTATGTGGGTTACGGTGAAGGGGGTGTGTTAACGGAAGCTATTCGTCAGAAACCGTACTCTGTCGTGCTATTGGATGAAGTTGAAAAAGCACACCCAGATGTTCTGAATTTATTCTATCAGGCCTTTGATAAAGGTGAGTTAGCGGATGGTGAAGGTCGAGTGATTGACTGTAAAAACGTTGCGTTCTTCCTAACGTCTAACCTTGGCGATCAGGTTATCGCGGCTTATGCAGATAGACCGGATGAGTTGCAAGATGCACTGTACCCTGAATTAACGGCCTTTTTCAAACCTGCACTTTTGGCACGTATGGAAGTTATTCCTTACTTACCGCTGCCACCAGAAGTTTTACAACAAATAGTCAGTGGCAAACTCGCTCGTTTGACCTCGTTGCTTGAGCAACGTTTTGGCGCACAAGTTGAACTTGATGACAGTGTCGCTCATGAAATTCTGCGTCGTGCTTCCCGAGCAGAAAATGGCGCTCGAATTTTAGAGTCAATTATCGACGGAGCGTTATTACCCCCGTTATCACTACTGTTGCTCCAACACAGTGCGAGAAATGAAGCGATTAACCTTATTCAATTATCCACACTGAACGATGAGTTCGTTGCGACGGTGAATGCTGAACTATGA
- a CDS encoding Fis family transcriptional regulator, translated as MKSRLKNALALLECTHLDVLASQFLAFSFTRSPFSALVVSLINQPENRLQSWSIKQCSQVEQGYLDVDISDADHPLIQLISKGQVVLWEDLKQGTYINDSHFRQFVAELPPRTGLYSLPLRDLRNKTCGAITLFGQALNMESCDQGIFPIYCALFHHQLKSILELSHTQQKIAHLQYLNSLQQDRERQLQAAVNALTIPTTPIGNNNLSDFKQIDDLTVAIEAYEEQILKDRQQQFDGDLETMASSLNLSKRSLIYKLKKYGSMR; from the coding sequence ATGAAATCACGACTGAAAAATGCCCTAGCTTTGCTTGAATGCACTCACTTGGACGTATTGGCGAGCCAATTTTTGGCATTCAGCTTTACGCGTAGCCCATTTAGTGCTCTCGTTGTTTCATTAATAAACCAACCTGAAAATCGTTTACAAAGTTGGAGTATTAAGCAATGTAGCCAAGTTGAGCAAGGGTATTTGGATGTCGATATTAGCGATGCTGACCATCCATTGATCCAACTGATATCAAAAGGGCAAGTGGTATTATGGGAAGACTTAAAGCAAGGCACATATATTAACGACAGCCACTTTCGTCAGTTTGTTGCAGAACTCCCTCCGAGAACGGGACTATATAGCTTACCACTGCGAGATTTGCGCAATAAAACGTGTGGTGCGATCACCCTGTTTGGTCAAGCACTGAATATGGAAAGTTGTGATCAAGGCATTTTCCCTATTTATTGCGCCTTATTTCATCATCAGCTTAAGAGCATTCTTGAGTTATCACATACGCAACAAAAAATTGCTCATCTGCAATATCTCAATTCGTTACAGCAAGATCGTGAGCGGCAGTTACAAGCTGCGGTGAATGCGCTAACGATACCCACGACGCCAATAGGAAATAACAATCTGTCTGATTTTAAGCAAATAGATGACTTAACTGTCGCGATAGAAGCCTACGAAGAGCAAATTCTAAAAGACCGACAACAACAATTTGATGGTGATTTAGAGACGATGGCATCGAGCCTGAATTTATCAAAGCGGTCCCTAATCTATAAATTGAAAAAATACGGGAGCATGAGATGA